One genomic segment of Methanothermobacter wolfeii includes these proteins:
- the nrdD gene encoding anaerobic ribonucleoside-triphosphate reductase, with the protein MIDDSRLLAAIPTKAETCVLKNNGIREKFSHEKLVKSLLNLGASLWTSENVASEVARSVYNGITTKEIKILVYDSLRKVDEDLADRYLAANRLRVRTSRDKIETFDQKKIEENLIREAGASPEVAEEIASEVWKELKKLNVEYLTAPMIREVVNTKLIEHGLETLRKRYTRLGIPVYNIANLIENGSRDNANMIHNPETVHKYVADEALKQYTLLHILPSGLADAHMSGDIHIHDLEFFAARPLNCLQHDLRLFIRHGLRVDGTGDHTSVAGPPKHLETLMNHAGEIMLASQQNMSGGQAMSLWNVFVAPFAAGLPYEKIKQAVQMFIFNLNMAYAARGSQVPFTSINLEFGVPEFLEDEPAYGPRGERAGVYGDFADEARLLTRAFTEVLLEGDADGKPHLFPNTIYSIRRETLSGEFDEELRLVHELASKYGTAYFINMLADYRGDMANYMGCRTSLADNWTGDWDRDCLRTGNLAYVTLNLPRIAYQSGDDDELFEYLDEYIDMAVEVLRIRREQGLRCLNDYHLLPFLSQEIDGERYYRVENATMSFGFTGLNEMLQYHTGSGIQDPNSNRLGLRVIEHINERAAELKAETGWRWSVLQTPAESTAHRFAMLDHEHYPEEAVLQGTRGAYYYTNSSHTPVDAEVDIIEKIRIEEKYHPLTPGGHIFNAWLGEARPDPEALEGLTRKICRNSDIGFWAYSNALSFCLRCKTLMRGLQDSCAACGERDDVEWYDRITGYVQQVGRAKSSSGGWNRGKQQELLDRRRINL; encoded by the coding sequence GTGATTGATGATTCACGACTTTTAGCTGCCATACCTACAAAGGCAGAGACATGTGTACTTAAGAACAACGGCATAAGGGAAAAGTTCAGCCATGAGAAACTGGTAAAATCCCTCCTTAACCTTGGAGCCAGCCTCTGGACATCTGAAAACGTGGCCTCAGAGGTTGCAAGGTCCGTTTACAACGGGATAACAACCAAGGAGATAAAGATCCTTGTATACGACTCCCTCAGGAAGGTGGATGAGGACCTTGCAGACAGGTACCTTGCAGCCAACAGACTGAGGGTCAGGACTTCAAGGGATAAAATAGAGACCTTTGACCAGAAAAAGATTGAGGAGAACCTTATAAGGGAGGCGGGAGCCTCCCCGGAGGTTGCAGAGGAGATAGCATCAGAGGTGTGGAAGGAACTCAAGAAACTGAACGTCGAGTACCTCACAGCCCCAATGATAAGGGAGGTTGTGAACACCAAACTCATAGAGCATGGCCTTGAAACCCTCAGGAAAAGGTACACGCGTCTCGGTATCCCTGTATACAACATCGCGAACCTCATCGAGAACGGTTCAAGGGACAACGCCAACATGATCCACAACCCGGAAACGGTACACAAATACGTGGCTGATGAGGCCCTGAAACAGTACACTCTTCTCCACATACTCCCATCAGGACTTGCAGACGCCCACATGTCAGGCGACATACACATACACGACCTTGAATTCTTCGCTGCAAGGCCCCTTAACTGCCTCCAGCATGACCTCCGCCTTTTCATAAGGCACGGCCTGAGAGTTGACGGAACCGGTGACCACACATCAGTAGCTGGACCCCCAAAGCACCTTGAGACGCTCATGAACCATGCAGGGGAGATAATGCTGGCATCCCAGCAGAACATGTCAGGTGGTCAGGCAATGAGCCTATGGAACGTTTTCGTCGCCCCATTTGCAGCGGGACTCCCCTATGAGAAGATCAAACAGGCAGTCCAGATGTTCATATTTAACCTCAACATGGCCTACGCTGCAAGGGGCAGCCAGGTCCCCTTCACCAGCATAAACCTTGAATTCGGGGTCCCGGAGTTCCTTGAGGATGAACCGGCCTACGGCCCCAGGGGTGAACGTGCAGGGGTCTACGGGGACTTTGCTGATGAGGCAAGACTCCTTACAAGGGCATTCACCGAGGTCCTCCTTGAGGGCGACGCCGATGGAAAACCCCACCTCTTCCCGAACACCATCTACTCAATAAGGAGGGAGACCCTCAGCGGGGAGTTCGATGAGGAACTCCGCCTGGTCCATGAACTCGCCTCCAAGTACGGGACAGCCTACTTCATAAACATGCTTGCCGATTACCGCGGAGACATGGCCAACTACATGGGGTGCAGGACGAGCCTCGCTGATAACTGGACCGGGGACTGGGACCGAGACTGTCTGAGGACAGGTAACCTTGCATATGTAACCCTGAACCTCCCCAGGATAGCCTACCAGTCAGGGGATGATGATGAACTCTTCGAGTACCTCGATGAGTACATTGACATGGCTGTGGAAGTTCTGAGGATAAGGAGAGAGCAGGGTCTTCGCTGCCTCAACGACTACCACCTCCTGCCATTCCTCTCCCAGGAAATCGACGGTGAACGCTACTACAGGGTTGAGAATGCAACAATGAGCTTCGGCTTCACAGGCCTTAACGAGATGCTCCAGTACCATACCGGAAGCGGTATACAGGACCCGAATTCAAACAGGCTGGGCCTCAGGGTGATAGAGCACATAAACGAACGTGCAGCGGAACTTAAAGCCGAGACCGGGTGGAGGTGGAGCGTGCTCCAGACACCGGCCGAATCCACAGCCCACCGATTTGCAATGCTTGACCATGAACATTACCCTGAGGAGGCGGTGCTGCAGGGAACCCGGGGAGCCTACTATTACACCAACTCAAGCCACACCCCTGTGGATGCAGAGGTTGATATAATTGAGAAGATAAGGATTGAGGAGAAGTACCATCCACTCACACCCGGAGGCCACATATTCAACGCCTGGCTCGGCGAGGCCAGACCAGACCCTGAAGCCCTTGAAGGCCTCACAAGGAAGATATGCAGGAACAGTGACATTGGATTCTGGGCCTACAGCAACGCCCTGAGCTTCTGCCTCCGGTGCAAAACCCTTATGAGGGGTCTTCAGGATTCCTGCGCTGCATGCGGTGAGAGGGATGATGTTGAATGGTACGACCGTATAACAGGATACGTTCAGCAGGTTGGAAGGGCCAAGTCCTCAAGCGGGGGATGGAACAGGGGTAAACAGCAGGAGCTGCTGGACCGGAGAAGGATAAACCTGTAA
- a CDS encoding UGSC family (seleno)protein, whose translation MKVRIVERDVMDPLADTAMEETPVNPIRDVGKVSLLDNTKPGADIILRTVEESLSGFSTVWAEKPAGAPAEEDQIGVAAGADLCILALGDCGSCTTWVILDAIRLEGMGVPTISICSDRFREYAKRLAAAHGMPGLRIVEIGHPIAGIEPEAVRKKADGIIGDIMEYLG comes from the coding sequence ATGAAGGTCAGGATTGTTGAAAGGGATGTTATGGATCCCCTTGCAGATACAGCCATGGAAGAAACCCCCGTGAACCCCATCAGGGATGTTGGGAAGGTTTCCCTCCTGGACAATACCAAACCTGGAGCCGATATTATACTAAGAACCGTCGAGGAAAGCCTTTCAGGGTTCAGTACAGTCTGGGCTGAGAAACCGGCAGGTGCGCCTGCAGAGGAGGATCAGATCGGGGTGGCTGCCGGGGCCGATCTCTGCATCCTTGCCCTTGGGGACTGCGGTTCATGCACAACCTGGGTGATACTTGATGCCATACGCCTGGAGGGGATGGGTGTCCCCACAATCTCCATCTGCTCTGACAGGTTCCGGGAATACGCCAAGAGACTCGCTGCAGCACACGGAATGCCCGGGCTGAGGATTGTTGAGATAGGCCACCCGATAGCTGGCATTGAACCTGAAGCTGTCCGAAAAAAGGCTGATGGAATCATTGGAGACATAATGGAGTATCTGGGGTGA
- the lysS gene encoding lysine--tRNA ligase: protein MKHWIERIADELKERDVDEHVVASGTSISGSIHIGNSCDVFIASSIAKTLQHDGFRSRTVWVADDHDPLRKVPYPLPEDYEKYLGMPYSMIPCPDDCCEGFVEHFQRPFLEALERFNISVEHYSGARMYMDGLYNDYIRTSLERAHEIREIFNRYRERPLKEDWLPYNPICEKCGRVNTTEAYDFSGDTVHYRCSCGFQGEMDIKSGRGKLTWRVEWAARWKILGVTCEPFGKDHAASGGSYDVSSVISEEIFGYPAPYPVPYEWITLRGEAMSKSRGVFFTPSQWLEIAPPESLNYFIFRSKPMKHKDFNPEMPFLDLMDQFDRAERIYYGLEEAASEKEEKKLKIIYRVSMIEESDLPLRPSYKFMTVACQIADSDLERLYDILRRNSQLPGEFMDMEPGDLSEGQVRQLKERIENVKNWLELYAPEFLKFEVQKELPDVQLSDAQRSFLSELADILEDWEMGPEELHDRMYDLLREHGLKPQKAFQAIYRVLIGKKMGPRAASFLLSLQRDFVVRRLRLEA from the coding sequence TTGAAACACTGGATTGAAAGGATAGCTGATGAACTCAAGGAAAGGGATGTTGATGAGCACGTTGTCGCAAGCGGCACATCCATCTCAGGATCAATACATATAGGGAACTCATGCGACGTTTTCATTGCAAGTTCAATCGCCAAGACACTTCAACATGACGGATTCCGATCAAGGACTGTCTGGGTGGCTGATGACCATGACCCCCTCCGTAAGGTGCCATATCCCCTCCCTGAAGACTATGAGAAGTACCTGGGGATGCCCTACTCCATGATACCATGCCCTGATGACTGCTGTGAGGGCTTTGTGGAACACTTCCAGAGGCCCTTCCTGGAGGCCCTTGAAAGGTTCAATATAAGTGTTGAGCACTACTCAGGGGCCAGGATGTACATGGACGGCCTCTACAACGACTACATAAGAACCTCCCTTGAAAGGGCTCATGAGATAAGGGAGATATTCAACAGGTACCGTGAAAGGCCCCTGAAGGAGGACTGGCTACCTTACAATCCCATCTGCGAGAAATGCGGAAGGGTCAACACCACCGAGGCATATGATTTCAGTGGCGACACCGTCCACTACCGCTGCAGCTGCGGATTCCAGGGTGAGATGGATATAAAGTCAGGGCGGGGTAAGCTAACCTGGAGGGTTGAGTGGGCTGCAAGGTGGAAGATCCTTGGTGTTACCTGCGAGCCCTTCGGAAAGGATCATGCAGCAAGTGGAGGATCCTATGACGTGAGCAGCGTGATATCAGAGGAGATATTCGGTTACCCCGCCCCCTACCCTGTGCCCTACGAGTGGATAACCCTCAGGGGGGAGGCCATGTCCAAGTCCCGCGGCGTATTCTTCACACCAAGCCAGTGGCTTGAAATAGCCCCCCCTGAAAGCCTCAACTATTTCATATTCAGGAGCAAGCCCATGAAACACAAGGACTTCAACCCTGAAATGCCCTTCCTTGACCTCATGGACCAGTTCGACCGTGCTGAGAGAATCTACTATGGCCTGGAGGAAGCCGCGTCAGAGAAGGAGGAGAAAAAACTGAAGATTATCTACAGGGTGTCCATGATAGAGGAATCTGATCTGCCCCTGAGGCCATCCTACAAGTTCATGACGGTTGCCTGCCAGATTGCAGACAGTGACCTTGAAAGGCTCTATGATATACTCAGGAGGAACTCCCAGCTCCCTGGAGAGTTCATGGATATGGAACCCGGGGACCTCAGTGAAGGCCAGGTCAGGCAGCTGAAGGAGAGGATCGAGAACGTGAAAAACTGGCTGGAACTCTACGCCCCTGAATTCCTGAAATTCGAGGTTCAGAAGGAGCTGCCTGATGTTCAGCTTTCAGACGCCCAGAGAAGCTTCCTATCTGAACTCGCAGATATCCTTGAGGACTGGGAGATGGGCCCCGAGGAGCTCCATGACAGAATGTACGACCTTCTCAGGGAACACGGCCTGAAGCCCCAGAAGGCATTCCAGGCCATCTACAGGGTGCTTATAGGTAAAAAGATGGGGCCAAGGGCGGCATCCTTCCTCCTCTCCCTGCAGAGAGACTTTGTGGTGAGAAGACTGAGGTTAGAGGCATAG
- the thiC gene encoding phosphomethylpyrimidine synthase, whose protein sequence is MTQMDEAKKGVITDEMKAVAEAENVTPEFVRRGVASGKIAIPSNLNREDVKPVGIGEGLRTKVNATIGTSTDIVDFEMEEKKAMVAVENQADTLMELSVGGDLDEIRRRILDLSPIPVGSVPVYQAAVETIRKEGASIYMDEDVMFKAIEKQAKDGIDFMAIHCSVNRETLRRLKRQGREGGLVSRGGAFVSAWMVENGLENPLYENFDYILEIAKEHDFVMSMANAMRAGAIADSTDRAQVQELIVLGELIDRAREAGVQTIVEGPGHIPLNEIKANVILQKKLCRGAPFYMLGPIVTDIGAGYDHIVSSIGAAASAAAGADFICYVTPAEHLALPYPDDVKEGVIATRIGAYVGDMVKGIHSGERDLEMANARKKLDWSAQFDAAMCPADAMRIRDERPPEDPDTCTMCGNYCAVKIVNEWLDSADDRIFD, encoded by the coding sequence ATGACTCAGATGGATGAAGCTAAAAAAGGTGTTATAACAGATGAAATGAAAGCGGTGGCAGAGGCAGAGAATGTCACCCCCGAATTTGTCAGGAGAGGGGTTGCCAGTGGTAAAATAGCCATCCCAAGCAACCTGAACAGGGAAGACGTTAAACCCGTGGGTATAGGTGAAGGTTTAAGGACCAAGGTTAACGCAACCATCGGGACCTCAACAGACATCGTGGACTTTGAAATGGAAGAAAAGAAGGCCATGGTTGCAGTTGAAAACCAGGCCGACACCCTCATGGAACTCTCAGTTGGCGGAGACCTTGATGAAATAAGGAGGCGTATACTGGACCTTTCACCAATACCTGTTGGAAGCGTACCGGTCTATCAGGCAGCCGTTGAAACTATACGGAAGGAGGGCGCCTCCATCTACATGGACGAGGATGTCATGTTCAAGGCAATTGAGAAGCAGGCAAAGGACGGTATAGACTTCATGGCAATCCACTGCAGTGTTAACAGGGAAACCCTCAGGAGGCTCAAGAGACAGGGACGTGAAGGTGGACTTGTCAGCAGGGGCGGTGCCTTTGTATCAGCCTGGATGGTTGAAAACGGACTTGAAAACCCCCTATACGAGAACTTTGATTACATCCTGGAGATTGCCAAGGAACACGACTTTGTAATGTCAATGGCCAATGCAATGCGTGCAGGTGCCATTGCAGACTCAACCGACAGGGCGCAGGTCCAGGAGCTCATAGTCCTTGGGGAACTAATAGACCGTGCAAGAGAGGCTGGAGTCCAGACAATAGTTGAGGGACCCGGACACATACCCCTGAATGAGATAAAGGCCAACGTGATACTCCAGAAGAAGCTCTGCCGCGGAGCACCATTCTACATGCTCGGACCGATAGTCACGGACATAGGCGCCGGTTATGACCATATAGTCTCATCAATAGGGGCAGCGGCATCTGCAGCCGCAGGAGCCGACTTCATATGCTATGTTACACCTGCAGAACACCTTGCACTCCCATACCCTGATGATGTGAAGGAGGGTGTCATCGCAACAAGGATAGGTGCATATGTGGGCGACATGGTCAAGGGGATCCACAGCGGTGAAAGGGACCTTGAAATGGCCAACGCCCGTAAAAAACTGGACTGGTCCGCCCAGTTCGACGCTGCCATGTGCCCCGCCGATGCCATGCGTATAAGGGATGAGAGGCCACCTGAGGATCCTGACACCTGCACCATGTGCGGTAACTACTGTGCAGTCAAAATCGTGAATGAATGGCTTGACAGTGCAGATGACAGGATATTCGACTGA
- a CDS encoding carbohydrate kinase family protein, producing MNEIDLLAVGHTAFDYIIQLDEFPEPNSSTAIKRMKNFHGGAAANVAVVGSKLGLRTSLVSAVGGDFPESEYRRFLDSMDVETGSMITVPGERTPTAFVMTDSHHNQISYFYWGAARYFRESKVPEGAIRAARAVHLATGDPSFNCRCGALARSLGKVISFDPGQDLHMYSRDQLEDAVRTCNILFGNHHEIDRITGKLSMKVDELREIGPEIIVKTYGKRGSRIYADETIKVDAIPRDAVDPTGAGDSYRAGFMRAYLSGADLETCGRFASAVASFIVEAEGTQTNIPDYDAVLRRFTEHWGYDPMLE from the coding sequence TTGAATGAGATAGACCTTCTTGCCGTTGGACATACCGCCTTTGACTATATAATACAGCTGGATGAATTTCCAGAACCAAATTCATCGACAGCCATAAAACGTATGAAGAACTTTCATGGGGGTGCCGCTGCAAACGTGGCGGTTGTCGGGTCAAAGCTTGGCCTCAGAACATCACTGGTATCTGCAGTTGGCGGTGACTTCCCGGAGTCAGAATACAGGAGATTCCTTGATTCCATGGATGTGGAAACCGGTTCAATGATCACCGTGCCCGGGGAGAGGACCCCGACAGCATTTGTCATGACAGACTCCCATCACAATCAGATCAGCTACTTCTACTGGGGCGCTGCAAGGTACTTCAGGGAATCCAAGGTTCCTGAAGGTGCCATTAGAGCTGCACGTGCAGTTCACCTTGCAACAGGCGACCCATCATTTAACTGCAGGTGCGGTGCCCTTGCAAGGAGCCTTGGAAAGGTGATCTCCTTTGACCCGGGCCAGGACCTGCACATGTACTCCAGGGACCAGCTGGAGGATGCTGTGAGGACCTGTAACATACTCTTCGGGAACCACCATGAGATCGACAGGATCACAGGTAAACTTTCCATGAAAGTTGACGAACTCAGGGAAATCGGACCCGAAATCATTGTGAAGACCTACGGTAAAAGGGGAAGTAGGATCTATGCAGATGAAACCATAAAGGTTGATGCCATCCCCAGGGACGCCGTTGATCCCACAGGGGCCGGTGACTCCTATCGTGCAGGGTTCATGAGGGCCTACCTCTCAGGGGCTGACCTTGAAACCTGTGGAAGGTTTGCATCTGCAGTTGCATCCTTCATAGTTGAGGCTGAGGGCACCCAGACAAACATACCCGACTATGATGCTGTCCTCAGGCGCTTCACTGAACACTGGGGCTACGACCCCATGCTGGAGTAG
- a CDS encoding LysR family transcriptional regulator: MDIRPLPGMEVDGHEFDHRLFETLKAISETFSQRRASRMLGVTPQVLNRRVLRAESLLNMKLVRRSGAGSELTPEGSELLRLYERQMNLLEPSDRIMVAAGYTSSVLAELVLEASGTEGSLFSSSATDSFHLAGKSRLDMIFLDDPIHAYRRDLDFVPVAYDHLVLVGMDAGDVTELDGASFVEVADSPQRLAWEVLSDTGIDFRIVKTVRSPLQAYRLVERTPGLLTFLSGSQFEGSGVLSDETRHVISLVRCDDRADSLVDFILGDGQETVAEAGFEPLQ, translated from the coding sequence ATGGATATAAGGCCCCTCCCTGGTATGGAAGTAGACGGTCATGAATTTGATCACAGATTATTTGAAACCCTTAAGGCGATATCCGAGACCTTCTCCCAGAGGAGGGCGTCGAGGATGCTTGGTGTAACCCCCCAGGTCCTTAACAGGAGGGTGCTGCGAGCCGAGTCCCTCCTTAACATGAAACTCGTAAGGAGGAGCGGCGCTGGTTCGGAGCTTACACCTGAAGGCTCTGAACTGCTCAGGTTATATGAGCGTCAGATGAACCTCCTGGAACCATCAGACAGGATAATGGTCGCTGCAGGGTACACGTCATCCGTTCTTGCAGAGCTGGTCCTTGAAGCATCAGGGACAGAAGGATCACTTTTCTCATCCTCTGCCACCGACTCCTTCCATCTTGCAGGAAAGAGCCGCCTAGACATGATCTTCCTTGACGACCCCATCCATGCATACCGCAGGGATCTTGATTTCGTGCCTGTGGCCTACGACCACCTTGTACTTGTCGGGATGGATGCCGGGGACGTCACCGAACTTGATGGAGCATCCTTTGTTGAGGTTGCTGACTCACCCCAGAGGCTTGCCTGGGAGGTTCTCTCTGACACCGGGATCGACTTCAGAATCGTTAAGACCGTGAGGTCCCCGCTGCAGGCATACAGGCTTGTTGAGAGAACCCCCGGGCTTCTAACATTCCTCAGCGGAAGCCAGTTTGAGGGGTCCGGCGTACTCAGTGATGAAACAAGGCACGTTATAAGTCTTGTAAGGTGCGATGATAGGGCTGATTCCCTTGTTGATTTCATACTTGGTGATGGTCAGGAAACCGTTGCTGAAGCCGGTTTTGAGCCGCTCCAGTGA
- the hxlB gene encoding 6-phospho-3-hexuloisomerase — protein sequence MIIKEAINDIINNLRDMENSIDEETVNRLIETLTSASNVFVLGFGRSGLVAKAFAMRLMHLEINVFVVGETITPAINEGDVLIAISGSGRTSYIVNAAGIARERGARVVAITSYPDSDLGKVSNLTVTIRGRTKIDGEKDYMTRQIRGNHHSRTPLGTLFEISALVFLDGLIAELMDRLDKREEDLNRRHSVFE from the coding sequence ATGATAATAAAAGAGGCCATCAATGATATAATAAATAATCTTAGGGATATGGAGAACAGTATTGATGAGGAAACTGTTAACAGGCTGATTGAAACCCTGACATCAGCCAGCAACGTCTTTGTACTGGGCTTCGGGCGGTCCGGACTGGTTGCAAAGGCCTTTGCCATGAGGCTCATGCACCTTGAGATAAACGTCTTTGTTGTAGGGGAAACCATAACCCCTGCAATAAATGAGGGTGATGTACTGATCGCAATATCAGGGTCGGGCAGGACCAGTTACATCGTCAATGCAGCGGGTATAGCCCGAGAGAGGGGTGCCAGGGTGGTGGCGATAACATCATACCCTGACTCTGATCTCGGGAAGGTTTCGAACCTCACGGTAACCATAAGGGGAAGGACCAAGATTGATGGTGAGAAGGACTACATGACAAGGCAGATAAGGGGTAACCATCACTCAAGAACACCTCTGGGGACGCTCTTTGAGATATCGGCACTGGTGTTTCTTGATGGACTCATAGCGGAACTCATGGATCGTCTTGATAAAAGGGAGGAGGACCTTAACAGGAGACACAGCGTCTTTGAATGA
- the fdhD gene encoding formate dehydrogenase accessory sulfurtransferase FdhD, which produces MAMYREVDAIRVDTEKRKVAERVVNDMEVHLKINETVSQRFTTSPDALREFATGYLLGEGLVESVDDIISVEIRENMVDVRIDLEDFDIRSELVMGSDCFGGWRHRVEMVEPVESDFQVHKDDIFSAFQRMVKSAVVWRTTGGTHVAALVTEDDFMIFEDVSRHVAVDKAIGSGAINGVDFSESFIVYSGRMPADMLIKVARVGVPIIASNAAPTSSGYEAAAETGLTMLGFVRGKRFNIYSHPERIII; this is translated from the coding sequence ATGGCAATGTACAGAGAAGTTGATGCAATACGCGTGGATACCGAAAAGAGGAAGGTTGCTGAAAGGGTAGTTAATGATATGGAGGTTCACCTTAAAATAAATGAAACAGTTTCACAGCGTTTCACCACGAGCCCCGATGCCCTGAGGGAATTTGCAACCGGTTACCTACTGGGGGAGGGTCTTGTTGAATCTGTTGATGATATAATCTCGGTGGAAATCCGTGAAAACATGGTTGATGTCAGGATAGACCTTGAAGACTTTGATATACGTAGCGAACTTGTAATGGGTTCTGACTGTTTCGGAGGCTGGAGGCACCGTGTTGAAATGGTTGAGCCTGTGGAATCAGATTTCCAGGTCCATAAGGATGACATATTCAGTGCCTTCCAGAGGATGGTTAAGTCTGCTGTGGTCTGGAGGACCACCGGAGGTACTCATGTGGCCGCCCTTGTAACTGAAGATGATTTCATGATATTTGAGGATGTGAGCAGACATGTTGCCGTTGACAAGGCTATAGGGTCCGGTGCAATCAATGGGGTGGACTTCTCAGAGAGTTTCATTGTTTACAGCGGGAGGATGCCCGCTGACATGCTCATAAAGGTTGCGCGTGTCGGTGTCCCAATCATAGCATCAAACGCAGCCCCCACATCCTCTGGTTACGAAGCCGCCGCCGAGACCGGCCTCACAATGCTTGGATTTGTCCGCGGGAAAAGATTCAACATCTACAGCCATCCAGAAAGGATCATAATATAG
- the nuoE gene encoding NADH-quinone oxidoreductase subunit NuoE, which produces MARLDEILSRYSGSESDLIPLLQEVQDLYGYLPEEAMEAIARFTGLSRTHVYGVATFYAQFRFKPRGKKHIMVCTGTACHVKGADQVMDAIERHLGIQEGDVTDDMEYSLESVGCIGCCSLAPCAMVNQDVVSRIKPSRVSKIFPKKS; this is translated from the coding sequence ATGGCTAGACTTGATGAAATACTTTCAAGGTACAGCGGGTCTGAATCAGACCTCATACCTCTTCTTCAGGAGGTTCAGGACCTTTACGGCTACCTACCTGAGGAGGCAATGGAGGCAATCGCGAGGTTCACGGGACTAAGCAGGACCCATGTATATGGAGTCGCAACCTTCTATGCCCAGTTCAGATTTAAACCAAGGGGTAAGAAGCATATAATGGTATGCACGGGTACAGCATGTCATGTGAAGGGTGCCGATCAGGTCATGGATGCAATTGAGAGGCACCTTGGCATTCAGGAGGGTGATGTCACAGATGACATGGAGTACTCCCTGGAGTCGGTGGGATGTATAGGGTGCTGTTCCCTTGCCCCGTGTGCGATGGTTAACCAGGACGTGGTGTCCCGTATAAAACCATCCAGGGTCAGTAAAATCTTCCCTAAAAAATCATAA
- a CDS encoding SLBB domain-containing protein, translated as MQQGPEYFSSTGTEESRGTKTFSLVGDVRRTGLIEVPLGTSLREVIFDIGGGVRGGELKAVQIGGPSGGCLPAELADTRIDYDSLTSAGAIMGSGGLAVLSERTCMVEL; from the coding sequence ATGCAGCAGGGCCCTGAATACTTCAGTTCCACAGGGACAGAGGAGAGCAGGGGAACCAAGACATTTTCACTTGTGGGTGATGTCAGAAGGACGGGCCTCATAGAGGTGCCCCTGGGGACAAGCCTCAGGGAGGTGATATTTGACATCGGTGGAGGTGTGAGGGGCGGTGAGCTCAAGGCTGTGCAGATTGGCGGGCCATCAGGGGGATGTCTTCCTGCAGAACTTGCAGACACCAGGATTGACTATGACTCCCTGACCTCTGCAGGGGCCATAATGGGTTCAGGCGGACTGGCGGTCCTCTCTGAGAGGACATGCATGGTTGAACTCTGA
- a CDS encoding NADH-ubiquinone oxidoreductase-F iron-sulfur binding region domain-containing protein, whose protein sequence is MVELARYFLEFTQKESCGKCVPCRIGTRQMLMILKDIVEGRGREEDTGILMDIAETVKAASLCGLGQTSPNPVITTMRYFENEYLDHLREGKCTAAACSKLMHYLIDPEACDGCMACLKVCPGDAIKGSKDEAHVINQERCLKCGSCLDICKMKAVLRIPGAYG, encoded by the coding sequence ATGGTTGAACTTGCAAGGTACTTCCTTGAATTCACACAGAAGGAATCATGCGGTAAATGCGTCCCCTGCAGGATAGGTACACGGCAGATGCTCATGATACTGAAGGATATCGTTGAGGGAAGGGGCAGAGAGGAGGACACAGGGATTCTCATGGACATAGCAGAGACCGTGAAGGCAGCTTCACTCTGCGGCCTCGGACAGACATCACCAAACCCCGTTATAACAACAATGAGGTACTTTGAGAATGAGTATCTGGACCACCTCCGGGAGGGTAAGTGCACTGCAGCAGCCTGCAGTAAACTCATGCACTACCTGATTGACCCTGAGGCATGCGACGGGTGCATGGCATGCCTTAAGGTCTGCCCGGGAGATGCAATTAAAGGATCAAAGGATGAAGCACACGTCATAAACCAGGAAAGGTGCCTTAAGTGCGGTTCTTGTCTTGATATCTGTAAAATGAAGGCTGTTTTAAGGATTCCCGGCGCATATGGGTGA